A section of the Gemmatimonadales bacterium genome encodes:
- a CDS encoding folylpolyglutamate synthase/dihydrofolate synthase family protein has translation MPLTYDQALEFLFPRTTSIKFGLASTRALLDHLGRPQDQTAVIHVGGTNGKGSVSTLVASALQEAGYRVGLFTSPHLVSFRERIRVNGVPISEAAVAMWTDCLRPLILERKATFFEASTAIAFADFAARGVDIVVAEVGLGGRLDSTNVLRPLVSALTKIERDHMKYLGDTLEKIACEKAGIAKPGAPFIIGERDPALVEVLRREARRAVARIDPAAPADIRVLPPDYEWTGPLSLVGPHQRRNAGVAHAVLMALPARYRPPMEAVERGFESARVPGRLDRYGKWLFDVAHNPDGIRALIAALEVIRPPRPLHALVSILGDKEWPEMLVQLDRVIDRGILTVAPSAAGRGWNTQWLQRWLRDRGRPPARAAWTLVPDFGEALHKVEESAGTVLVTGSFHTVGDVMTARGVDVG, from the coding sequence ATGCCGCTGACCTACGACCAAGCGCTCGAGTTCCTCTTTCCCCGGACCACCAGCATCAAATTCGGTCTGGCCAGCACCCGTGCGTTGCTCGACCACCTCGGGCGGCCCCAGGACCAGACCGCGGTCATCCACGTCGGCGGGACCAATGGGAAGGGGAGCGTGTCCACCCTGGTGGCGTCCGCCCTGCAGGAGGCCGGGTACCGGGTCGGGCTCTTCACCTCGCCCCACCTGGTCTCGTTCCGGGAGCGGATCCGGGTGAACGGGGTGCCGATCAGCGAGGCCGCGGTCGCGATGTGGACCGACTGCCTGCGCCCGCTCATCCTGGAGCGGAAGGCCACCTTCTTCGAGGCCAGCACCGCCATCGCCTTCGCCGACTTCGCGGCCAGGGGCGTGGACATCGTCGTGGCCGAGGTCGGGCTCGGCGGACGGCTCGACAGCACCAACGTGCTCCGGCCGCTGGTGAGCGCGCTGACCAAGATCGAGCGGGACCACATGAAGTACCTGGGCGACACGCTGGAAAAGATCGCCTGCGAGAAGGCGGGGATCGCCAAGCCGGGCGCGCCGTTCATCATCGGGGAGCGAGACCCGGCCCTGGTCGAGGTACTGCGGCGTGAGGCCAGGCGGGCGGTGGCGCGGATCGATCCCGCCGCGCCGGCCGACATCCGGGTGCTGCCTCCCGACTACGAGTGGACCGGCCCGCTGAGCCTGGTGGGGCCGCACCAGCGGCGGAACGCGGGAGTGGCCCACGCCGTCCTGATGGCGCTCCCCGCGAGGTACCGCCCGCCGATGGAGGCGGTGGAGCGTGGCTTCGAGTCCGCCCGGGTTCCCGGCCGGCTCGACCGCTACGGGAAGTGGCTGTTCGACGTGGCCCACAATCCGGACGGGATCCGGGCGTTGATCGCGGCGCTCGAGGTCATCCGGCCACCGCGGCCGCTGCACGCCCTGGTCTCCATTCTGGGCGACAAGGAATGGCCCGAGATGCTGGTCCAGCTCGATCGGGTGATCGACCGCGGCATTCTCACCGTCGCGCCCAGCGCCGCCGGCCGGGGGTGGAACACGCAATGGCTCCAGCGCTGGCTGCGCGATCGCGGGCGGCCGCCGGCCCGGGCGGCCTGGACGTTGGTGCCCGATTTCGGGGAAGCGCTGCATAAAGTGGAGGAATCCGCGG